A genomic region of Octopus sinensis unplaced genomic scaffold, ASM634580v1 Contig16833, whole genome shotgun sequence contains the following coding sequences:
- the LOC115230938 gene encoding uncharacterized protein DDB_G0288805-like, whose translation MTISKSTKNYIWFVIPFGKQIKSNLPLQFRKAVAKNFARDSSNDRGSIDNSNIRNSVSINNGNISNSISQINNRGSVDGNNDSISIVRDIAGDSTTNNNNNNRNSVVINASSNGNSNQNNRNSVLISEENPNRLKFLSSNSKIKNSIYQCKISSITGVFFYIGATTSRLFQRISNHYSTFRDKRKQHTTGLSKLVWRLKDSNITFKLD comes from the exons ATGACCATTTCTAAATCCacaaaaaactatatctggtttgttatACCTTTCGGGaagcaaatcaaatcaaaccttCCTTTACAGTTCCGTAAAGCCGTAGCTAAGAACTTTGCCAGGGATTCTAG TAATGATAGAGGTAGTATTGATAATAGCAACATTCGTAACAGCGTTAGTATTAACAATGgtaatattagtaatagtattagtCAGATTAATAACAGgggtagtgttgatggtaacaaCGACAGCATTTCTATTGTCAGAGATATTGCCGGTGAtagtacaactaataataataacaataatagaaatagtgtagtgATCAATGCTAGCAGTAATGGTAACAGCAATCAGAACAATAGAAACTCCGTTTTAATCTCGGAGGAAAACCCTAATagattaaagttcttatccagtaattccaaaattaaaaactcCATTTACCAGTGTAAGATTTCTTCCATTAccggtgtcttcttctatattggCGCGACAACTTCTCGATTGTTCCagagaatttccaatcattattcaactttccgagataagagaaaacagcATACtacaggactaagtaaattagtttggcgtcttaaggacagCAATATAACTTTCAAACTGGACTGA